From Anopheles coluzzii chromosome 3, AcolN3, whole genome shotgun sequence, the proteins below share one genomic window:
- the LOC120958203 gene encoding uncharacterized protein LOC120958203 isoform X2: MARRPKRSALVLAIALVAFCQLVHYRCVVATGGVAGAGVVPQAVSSSSGEEADAAADLDAAESNHRALLNLPKFGDRLAPRNRPQVEDIGPVGASERPSVSGRQARGPTVYAGGRVPSGGSGSPPAHHPPGVPSDNDIKRSDVMMMVVSSRSVKGAGVRAGSQDLTEEDEEEEGEEDEGEEEIEAEEVPKGGDDSGGDYFAIDAAHKPESLGRSSGTDQLAQNRLEPTGDVAAVVSGGDAVVQQHPESAGRSASAGINIAGISNASSAQAHRLEMSTEFFVVPSTASSAASRSTTVRPGGVILAARHPAAATSSSSSSSSTTRQSVTPPTVVSTTGYAGGLRKEPWVVPVLVLASLSMLMMAAFEVFVLCKAWRTSPSRRHLFLGQMLLLGLFACSGLAAVLTVNPTVLSCATMRFGAGVAFALVFASLLVKCVFLISLNGGVYLPAPYQGLLLLFAVLIQVAVGGQWLLTSPPGVDNVPVGAGVGGASSTAVSSRYHLLLTAGDLAATATPTIPLCHTPFAELLLSLIYIVFLIVFVAILAIKSRGIRDNYREATYIGLAIGGIIPIWLGWTLCGLAVADRHRDACLAFGLVATSSTVFLVMFMPKGRQLAAMGKEGLYVEDREERFSSLSRAGSGYSPSFFHFKPIKYGVMGPSPTLQTASGNLVGTTAATTTTKHHQAVATLGGGLFMRPDETNLYTTLEQTMSSNPNVYFQRGGGVHPGMMY, translated from the coding sequence ATGGCTCGTCGACCGAAACGGTCGGCGCTCGTGTTAGCGATCGCGCTGGTGGCGTTCTGCCAGTTGGTGCACTATCGGTGTGTGGTGGCTACGGGTGGTGTGGCGGGTGCTGGTGTTGTCCCGCAGgcagtgagcagtagcagtggTGAAGAAGCGGATGCGGCCGCCGATCTCGATGCGGCGGAAAGCAACCACCGGGCGTTGCTGAATCTGCCCAAGTTCGGCGACCGGTTGGCACCGCGCAACCGCCCGCAGGTGGAAGACATCGGGCCGGTCGGTGCGTCGGAGCGGCCGAGTGTTAGTGGCAGGCAGGCCCGCGGGCCAACAGTGTACGCGGGTGGGCGGGTGCCGAGCGGGGGGTCGGGTTCGCCACCGGCCCACCATCCACCCGGTGTCCCGTCCGACAATGACATCAAGCGCAGTgacgtgatgatgatggtggttagCTCGCGCAGTGTGAAGGGTGCGGGTGTGCGGGCCGGCTCGCAGGACCTCACCGAGGAggacgaagaggaggagggCGAGGAGGATGAGGGCGAGGAAGAGATCGAGGCGGAGGAAGTGCCGAAGGGTGGTGACGATTCCGGTGGTGACTATTTCGCGATCGATGCCGCACACAAGCCGGAGTCGCTCGGTCGTTCCTCCGGCACGGATCAGCTCGCGCAGAATCGATTAGAACCGACCGGTGACGTGGCGGCGGTAGTGAGTGGGGGTGATGCGGTAGTGCAGCAGCACCCGGAGAGTGCGGGTAGAAGTGCGTCGGCCGGTATCAACATTGCCGGCATCAGCAATGCGTCCTCCGCCCAGGCGCATCGGCTCGAGATGTCGACCGAGTTCTTCGTAGTGCCATCGACAGCGTCGTCCGCGGCGTCCCGCTCCACGACGGTGCGGCCCGGCGGGGTCATACTGGCCGCCCGTCATCCGGCCgctgccaccagcagcagcagcagcagcagcagtacaacGCGCCAGAGCGTGACCCCGCCGACGGTCGTGTCGACGACCGGGTACGCGGGCGGGCTGCGCAAAGAGCCGTGGGTAGTGCCGGTGCTGGTGCTCGCCTCGCTGTCGATGCTGATGATGGCCGCGTTCGAGGTGTTCGTGCTGTGCAAGGCCTGGCGGACGTCGCCGAGCCGGAGGCACCTCTTCCTCGGCcagatgctgctgctcgggcTGTTCGCCTGCTCCGGGCTGGCGGCCGTGCTGACCGTCAACCCGACCGTGCTGTCCTGCGCTACGATGCGCTTCGGGGCCGGCGTTGCGTTCGCGCTCGTCTTCGCGTCGCTGCTCGTGAAGTGTGTGTTTCTGATCAGCCTGAACGGGGGCGTGTACCTGCCGGCACCGTACcaggggctgctgctgctgttcgccgTGCTGATACAGGTGGCGGTCGGCGGCCAGTGGCTGCTCACGTCCCCGCCCGGTGTGGATAATGTGCCGGTGGGTGCGGGCGTGGGTGGTGCTAGCAGTACGGCCGTGTCCAGCCGCTACCATCTGCTGCTGACGGCGGGCGATCTGGCCGCCACGGCCACGCCGACCATACCGCTCTGCCACACGCCGTTCGCCGAGCTGCTGCTCTCGCTGATCTACATCGTGTTTCTGATCGTGTTCGTCGCCATACTGGCGATCAAGTCGCGCGGCATACGGGACAACTACCGGGAGGCGACGTACATTGGGCTGGCGATCGGGGGCATCATACCAATCTGGCTCGGGTGGACACTGTGCGGGTTGGCGGTGGCCGATCGGCACCGGGACGCTTGCCTCGCGTTCGGCCTGGTGGCGACCTCGTCCACCGTGTTTCTGGTGATGTTTATGCCCAAGGGGCGCCAGCTGGCCGCGATGGGGAAGGAGGGGCTGTACGTGGAAGATCGGGAGGAGCGGTTCAGCTCGCTGAGCCGGGCCGGGTCGGGCTATTCGCCCTCCTTCTTCCACTTCAAGCCGATCAAGTACGGGGTGATGGGACCGTCGCCGACGCTGCAGACGGCCAGCGGGAATCTGGTCGGTACCAcggccgccaccaccactaccaagCATCATCAGGCTGTTGCAACATTAGGCGGAG